The Henckelia pumila isolate YLH828 chromosome 2, ASM3356847v2, whole genome shotgun sequence genome includes a window with the following:
- the LOC140883989 gene encoding probable NAD(P)H dehydrogenase subunit CRR3, chloroplastic, translating into MTILCCSSSINKSRILASAPPNNSTPSLNSHQNINPQTFNSTTKNSSPQKIQLENLEQLQQDKKKLKRGNRPSVLEIERAIGAGIFRDTDGESDGRSRLFDNVLGKTIGKSEGSVEKKLRETGEWLIDQNERTSSSAGKQILMTMFMWILPMWMVAFLVVSGVIQLPFATPFLEDIIS; encoded by the exons ATGACTATCCTCTGCTGTTCTTCATCCATTAACAAATCTCGAATTCTCGCCTCAGCTCCACCCAACAACTCCACCCCATCGCTAAATTCTCATCAAAACATCAATCCTCAGACGTTTAATTCAACGACAAAGAATTCCAGCCCACAAAAAATCCAGCTCGAAAATCTTGAACAACTGCAACAAGATAAGAAGAAGCTGAAAAGGGGGAATCGGCCATCTGTTCTTGAAATTGAACGCGCAATCGGAGCTGGTATTTTTCGAGACACCGACGG TGAGTCAGATGGGAGGAGTCGTTTGTTCGATAATGTGTTGGGGAAAACTATTGGGAAGAGCGAAGGGTCTGTGGAGAAGAAGCTGAGGGAGACTGGGGAATGGCTTATTGATCAAAATGAGAGGACTTCTAGCTCTGCTG GAAAACAAATTCTTATGACCATGTTCATGTGGATTCTACCAATGTGGATGGTTGCATTTCTTGTAGTTTCCGGGGTCATACAGCTTCCATTCGCCACCCCTTTTCTTGAAGATATAATTTCATGA